A window from Bacteroidota bacterium encodes these proteins:
- a CDS encoding DUF4290 domain-containing protein, which translates to MEYNTTRNELIMREYGRHVQKMIEHVLTIEDAERRQRNAQSVIELMGFLNPHLKNVEDFRHKLWDHLFLISDFKLDVRSPYPIPTEETLKAKPHPLKYPKRHPKFSHLGKNLEVIIQKALNETDPDKRLGFANVIAYYMKLAYNTWHKELVHDDAIQSELTNITEGQLTFTNTPFVKAYRHQPEDSRGGRGGYGKPKGKFQHRGGSNGGGRRDGRDNRGGGGGGFKKKRY; encoded by the coding sequence ATGGAGTACAATACCACGAGGAACGAATTAATAATGCGTGAATATGGTAGACATGTACAAAAAATGATAGAACATGTGCTAACTATTGAAGATGCTGAACGTCGTCAGCGGAATGCACAATCTGTAATTGAACTGATGGGTTTTTTAAACCCCCACCTGAAAAATGTAGAAGACTTTCGTCATAAACTTTGGGATCATCTTTTTCTGATCTCGGATTTTAAACTGGATGTAAGATCTCCTTACCCGATTCCTACTGAGGAAACGCTGAAAGCAAAACCACACCCGTTAAAATATCCGAAACGTCATCCTAAATTTTCACATCTTGGAAAAAACCTTGAAGTGATCATTCAGAAAGCGCTGAACGAAACTGATCCTGATAAACGTTTGGGTTTTGCAAATGTGATCGCTTATTACATGAAGCTAGCGTATAACACCTGGCATAAAGAACTGGTGCATGATGATGCTATTCAAAGTGAACTTACAAATATCACCGAAGGTCAATTGACATTTACCAATACTCCTTTTGTAAAAGCTTACAGGCATCAACCTGAGGACAGCAGAGGAGGCCGTGGGGGATATGGAAAACCAAAAGGAAAATTTCAGCATCGTGGTGGTAGTAATGGTGGTGGTCGCAGGGATGGCAGAGATAATCGTGGCGGCGGTGGCGGAGGATTTAAGAAGAAGAGATATTAA
- the murA gene encoding UDP-N-acetylglucosamine 1-carboxyvinyltransferase, whose product MNSFEVRGGKKLSGEITPQGAKNEALQIISAVLLTPEKITITNIPDILDVNLLIELLGEMNVKIERPQRDTCIFQANDVNVDYLHSDAFKKKSGKLRGSVMLAGPMLARFKKAFIPKPGGDKIGRRRLDTHIIGFEKLGAAFNYHAEDGFFHLDAKNLMGTNLLLDEPSVTGTANIVMAASMAEGITRIYNAACEPYIQQLCRMLNRMGAKITGVGSNLIIIEGVKYLAGTEHRMLPDMIEVGSFIGLAAMTQSDITIKNAGIDHLGIIPEKFQQLGIKMNFVDDDIHIPSQESYEIQKYLDGGVLTIYDHPWPGFTPDLLSIVLVTAIQANGSVLIHQKMFESRLFFVDKLIDMGARIILCDPHRAVVIGLERQQSLRGITMSSPDIRAGVALLIAALSAEGKSVIQNIEQIDRGYQYIDERLKKLGADIKRIQ is encoded by the coding sequence ATGAACTCATTCGAAGTACGAGGCGGGAAAAAATTATCCGGAGAAATAACACCACAGGGAGCAAAGAATGAAGCGTTGCAGATCATCAGCGCTGTTTTATTAACGCCGGAAAAAATTACTATTACTAATATCCCTGATATTCTCGATGTAAATCTCCTGATTGAACTGCTGGGCGAGATGAATGTAAAAATTGAAAGACCACAACGGGATACCTGCATATTCCAGGCAAATGATGTAAATGTTGATTACCTGCATAGCGATGCATTTAAAAAGAAAAGCGGAAAGCTTCGTGGTTCTGTTATGTTAGCCGGCCCGATGCTGGCACGTTTTAAAAAAGCATTTATACCAAAACCCGGTGGCGATAAAATCGGAAGAAGAAGATTAGATACACATATTATCGGTTTTGAAAAATTAGGCGCTGCATTTAATTATCATGCAGAAGATGGTTTCTTTCATTTGGATGCAAAAAACTTAATGGGTACAAACCTTTTGCTTGATGAGCCATCAGTAACAGGAACTGCTAATATTGTAATGGCAGCATCAATGGCTGAAGGGATTACAAGGATCTATAATGCAGCCTGTGAACCTTATATACAGCAACTCTGCAGAATGCTGAACAGGATGGGCGCAAAGATCACCGGCGTCGGCAGTAATCTTATAATTATTGAAGGTGTAAAATATCTCGCAGGAACGGAACACCGCATGTTACCCGATATGATCGAAGTGGGTTCATTTATCGGACTGGCGGCAATGACTCAAAGCGATATCACCATTAAGAATGCTGGTATTGATCATCTCGGAATTATTCCTGAGAAATTTCAGCAGCTGGGTATTAAAATGAATTTTGTTGATGATGATATTCATATCCCTTCACAGGAATCTTATGAAATACAGAAATACTTAGATGGCGGAGTGCTTACTATTTATGATCATCCGTGGCCTGGCTTTACTCCTGATCTCTTGAGTATCGTTTTGGTAACGGCTATACAAGCCAACGGTAGTGTATTGATTCACCAGAAAATGTTTGAAAGCCGTTTGTTCTTTGTAGATAAGCTCATCGATATGGGTGCACGGATAATTCTTTGCGATCCTCATCGTGCTGTTGTTATTGGTTTGGAGCGGCAACAATCATTAAGAGGTATAACGATGAGCAGCCCCGATATACGTGCCGGCGTTGCGTTACTTATTGCTGCATTGAGTGCAGAAGGAAAAAGTGTGATTCAAAATATAGAACAGATCGACCGCGGCTATCAATATATTGATGAACGATTAAAAAAATTAGGAGCAGATATCAAACGTATTCAGTAA